A genomic window from Synechococcus sp. WH 8016 includes:
- a CDS encoding RNA methyltransferase produces the protein MTLAVVLVEPAGPLNVGSVARLCANYNIEDLRLVAPRCDPNDPEAVRMAVHGDAVLQQAAIFPSLLEAVADCQQVVASCGRIDHGEIPLQSPEEIVPWIQTGRRKGLRSALVFGREDRGLTNEELLISHRVLTLHTGDVYPSLNLSHAVAVVLHELERERRLAATPALPVSEIPASAPELDGCLRDAEDLLLEVGFLLEHTARARMAKVKGLVQRALIRSDEVALLRGMVRQLRWAARRNRP, from the coding sequence TTGACCTTGGCCGTGGTGCTGGTCGAGCCAGCGGGACCCCTCAACGTCGGCAGCGTGGCCCGATTGTGTGCCAACTACAACATTGAAGATCTCAGGCTCGTCGCACCCCGCTGCGACCCAAACGATCCCGAAGCTGTGCGCATGGCCGTCCATGGCGATGCCGTGCTCCAACAGGCCGCCATTTTTCCTTCGCTGCTCGAGGCTGTCGCCGATTGTCAACAGGTGGTGGCCAGTTGCGGGCGCATCGATCACGGCGAGATCCCCTTGCAATCACCCGAGGAGATCGTGCCTTGGATTCAAACGGGCAGACGCAAAGGCCTGCGTTCGGCCCTGGTGTTTGGACGGGAAGATCGCGGTCTCACCAATGAAGAACTCCTGATCAGCCATCGGGTTTTGACGTTGCACACCGGAGATGTTTACCCGTCTCTCAACCTCTCCCATGCCGTGGCTGTGGTGCTGCATGAGCTTGAGCGAGAACGGCGCTTGGCTGCCACCCCAGCTCTACCCGTGAGCGAGATCCCTGCGAGTGCTCCTGAGCTCGATGGCTGCCTGCGCGATGCCGAAGACCTTCTGCTCGAAGTGGGCTTCTTGCTGGAGCACACAGCAAGGGCACGGATGGCCAAGGTGAAAGGACTCGTGCAACGGGCCCTGATCCGCAGCGATGAAGTGGCTCTCTTGCGCGGCATGGTGCGTCAATTGCGTTGGGCAGCGAGGCGCAACCGCCCGTAA
- the trxA gene encoding thioredoxin has protein sequence MSSATAVTDASFEQDVLQSDVPVLVDFWAPWCGPCRMVAPIVDEISKEFEGKIKVFKLNTDENPNVASQYGIRSIPTLMVFKGGQKVDTVVGAVPKATLSGTISKHL, from the coding sequence ATGTCCAGCGCTACCGCTGTAACCGACGCATCCTTCGAACAGGATGTCCTTCAAAGTGACGTTCCTGTCTTAGTTGACTTCTGGGCTCCCTGGTGTGGCCCCTGCCGCATGGTGGCTCCCATTGTTGACGAGATCTCCAAGGAATTCGAAGGCAAAATCAAGGTCTTCAAGCTCAACACCGACGAAAATCCGAACGTTGCCAGCCAGTACGGGATTCGCAGCATCCCCACGTTGATGGTGTTTAAGGGTGGGCAGAAAGTTGACACCGTCGTGGGCGCAGTTCCTAAGGCCACGCTCTCCGGCACGATTTCGAAGCATCTCTGA
- a CDS encoding cytochrome c, producing the protein MTAPSSTAAAIPERSRGLIAALVVFAAMACAVLLVWMLSNTRQDPYTKATLALEGSEQHGGQMFRINCAGCHGIAGQGLVGPSLKGVSERRKDMQIIHQVVSGETPPMPRFEIEPQNMADLLAYLKTLS; encoded by the coding sequence GTGACGGCACCGTCATCAACTGCTGCAGCAATTCCTGAGCGGAGTCGAGGGCTGATCGCGGCTCTTGTCGTTTTCGCGGCCATGGCCTGCGCTGTCCTGTTGGTGTGGATGCTGAGCAACACACGTCAAGATCCGTACACCAAAGCAACACTGGCCCTTGAGGGGTCAGAGCAGCACGGTGGTCAGATGTTCAGGATTAATTGTGCGGGCTGCCATGGCATCGCAGGCCAGGGCCTGGTTGGGCCGAGCCTGAAAGGGGTGAGCGAACGGCGGAAGGACATGCAGATCATTCACCAAGTGGTGAGCGGTGAAACACCGCCGATGCCTCGCTTTGAAATCGAACCTCAGAACATGGCTGATCTGCTCGCCTATCTCAAAACATTGTCTTGA
- the bchI gene encoding magnesium chelatase ATPase subunit I — MSSPRKRRVFPFTAVIGQEEMKLALLLNVIDPRIGGVMIMGDRGTGKSTTIRALADLLPGIEVVAGDPYNSSPSDPDLQSSDVRQRLEHGEALGTEQRQVPMVDLPLGATEDRLCGTIDIEKALSEGVRAFEPGLLAKANRGLLYVDEVNLLDDHLVDVLLDSAASGWNTVEREGVSVRHPARFVLIGSGNPEEGELRPQLLDRFGMSVEVRTVRDPQLRVQVVDQRTAFDSDPDAFSMSVTAGQEALQARVVEAQQRLEQVSIDDDLRLSISSVCGELDVDGLRGDIVTNRAARALAAFEGRTEVSEDDVARVVSCCLRHRLRKDPLEQIDSGDRVVKVFCKVFERNESSDRSEFELALAS, encoded by the coding sequence GTGAGTTCACCGCGCAAGCGCAGAGTCTTTCCCTTCACCGCCGTGATCGGCCAGGAAGAGATGAAGTTGGCGCTGCTGCTCAACGTGATCGACCCGCGCATCGGCGGCGTGATGATCATGGGAGACCGCGGCACGGGCAAATCCACCACCATCCGTGCCCTTGCAGACCTGCTGCCCGGCATTGAAGTGGTTGCTGGTGACCCGTACAACAGCTCACCGAGTGATCCTGACCTGCAAAGCAGTGACGTCAGGCAGCGCTTGGAACACGGCGAAGCCCTCGGCACGGAGCAACGCCAGGTGCCGATGGTGGACCTTCCCCTGGGCGCCACAGAAGATCGCCTTTGCGGCACGATCGACATCGAAAAAGCCCTGAGCGAAGGCGTTCGCGCTTTTGAGCCTGGGTTGCTCGCTAAAGCCAACCGCGGTCTTCTTTACGTCGACGAAGTCAACCTGCTCGACGATCATCTGGTGGATGTTCTGCTCGACTCCGCAGCCTCTGGCTGGAACACCGTGGAACGAGAGGGTGTCTCCGTGCGTCACCCTGCGCGCTTCGTGTTGATTGGATCGGGTAACCCAGAAGAAGGGGAGCTGCGCCCCCAGCTGCTCGATCGCTTTGGAATGAGTGTGGAGGTGCGCACCGTTCGCGATCCTCAATTAAGGGTGCAAGTGGTGGACCAGCGCACGGCCTTCGACAGCGACCCCGACGCCTTCAGCATGAGCGTGACGGCCGGCCAAGAGGCCTTACAAGCCAGGGTGGTGGAAGCGCAGCAACGCCTTGAACAGGTGAGTATTGACGATGATTTGCGCCTGAGCATTTCATCGGTTTGCGGAGAATTGGACGTGGATGGATTGCGAGGCGACATCGTGACCAACCGGGCAGCCCGCGCCTTAGCAGCCTTTGAGGGGCGCACGGAGGTCAGCGAAGACGATGTTGCCCGCGTGGTGTCCTGCTGCCTGCGCCATCGACTGCGCAAAGATCCTTTGGAGCAAATTGACTCCGGCGATCGGGTGGTCAAGGTGTTCTGCAAGGTGTTTGAACGCAATGAATCGAGCGATCGCTCCGAGTTCGAACTGGCCTTGGCCAGCTGA
- the petG gene encoding cytochrome b6-f complex subunit V: protein MIEPLLCGIVLGLIPITLMGLFVAAWNQYRRGSALGG, encoded by the coding sequence ATGATCGAACCCCTTCTTTGCGGCATTGTTTTGGGTTTGATTCCGATCACCCTGATGGGGTTGTTTGTTGCCGCTTGGAATCAGTACCGCCGGGGTAGTGCTCTGGGGGGCTGA
- the gyrA gene encoding DNA gyrase subunit A, whose product MADPVGPGNGGPGESDDRIIQTDLRNEMSRSYLEYAMSVIVGRALPDARDGLKPVHRRILYAMYELGLTSDRPYRKCARVVGEVLGKYHPHGDTAVYDALVRMAQDFSMSMPLIDGHGNFGSVDNDPPAAMRYTESRLQALTTDSLLEDIEAETVDFADNFDGSQQEPTVLPSRIPQLLLNGSAGIAVGMATNIPPHNLGELITGLLALISNPEITDQELMALIPGPDFPTGGQILGRSGIRETYLTGRGSVTMRGVAGIETIEAPGRPDRDAVIITALPYQTNKAAMIERIAEMVNDKKLEGISDIRDESDRDGMRVVVELRRDAYPQVVLNNLYKLTPLQSNFSAHMLALVNSEPILLTLRKMLEVFLEFRVETIERRTRYLLRKAEERDHILLGLLLALDQLDPIIALIRAAPDTATARTQLQERHGLSAVQADAILQMQLRRLTALEADKIRLEHEDLVTKIADYKDILGRRERVFGIIEDELGQLRDRHAVPRRTEILDLAGGLEDIDLIANERSVVLLTETGYLKRMPVSEFEATSRGTRGKAGTRSQGEEAVKLFIGCNDHDTLLLFSDRGVSYAVPAYRVPQCSRTAKGTPIVQLLPIPREEAITSLLAVSEFNDDTDLLMLTTGGYIKRTRLSAFSNIRSNGLIAIGLEEGDALTWVRLAVPGDSVLIGSRAGMTIHFRLNDNELRPLGRTARGVRSMNLRAGDSLVSMDVLPAELADQIAASADEGDEGSDGGESAVAAEGPWVLVASASGLGKRVPVTQFRLQKRAGMGLRAMKFRTAADELVGLRVLGAGEELLLVSEKGVIVRTGADAIPQQSRAATGVRLQRLDKGDRLADVVLVPPEAETDDDDSEPEAPAEG is encoded by the coding sequence ATGGCGGATCCAGTGGGACCCGGCAACGGCGGTCCCGGCGAATCCGACGATCGGATCATCCAGACAGATTTGCGCAACGAAATGTCGCGCTCCTATCTGGAATACGCGATGAGCGTGATCGTTGGGCGTGCGCTGCCCGACGCTCGTGATGGGCTCAAGCCTGTGCACCGGCGAATTTTGTACGCCATGTACGAGCTTGGGTTGACCAGTGATCGGCCCTATCGAAAATGCGCCCGTGTGGTGGGTGAGGTGCTGGGTAAGTACCACCCCCACGGTGATACGGCCGTTTACGACGCCCTGGTGCGCATGGCCCAGGACTTCTCGATGTCCATGCCCCTGATTGATGGGCATGGCAATTTCGGCTCGGTCGACAACGACCCCCCGGCCGCCATGCGTTACACCGAATCGCGGTTGCAGGCGCTCACCACCGACAGCCTTCTCGAAGATATCGAGGCGGAAACGGTTGACTTCGCCGACAACTTCGACGGATCGCAGCAAGAACCCACCGTTCTGCCATCACGGATCCCCCAGCTTCTCCTCAATGGCTCAGCGGGGATTGCGGTGGGCATGGCCACCAACATTCCTCCTCACAACCTTGGAGAGCTGATCACGGGCTTGTTGGCCTTAATCAGCAATCCTGAGATCACGGATCAGGAGCTGATGGCTCTGATCCCGGGCCCTGACTTCCCCACCGGCGGGCAAATTTTGGGTCGCAGCGGCATTCGTGAGACCTACCTCACTGGCCGCGGCTCGGTGACGATGCGAGGGGTTGCTGGGATCGAAACGATCGAGGCTCCCGGGCGCCCAGATCGTGATGCGGTGATCATCACTGCCTTGCCTTACCAAACCAACAAGGCGGCGATGATTGAACGCATCGCCGAGATGGTGAACGACAAGAAGCTGGAAGGCATTTCCGATATTCGCGATGAGAGCGATCGCGATGGCATGCGTGTTGTGGTGGAGCTGCGCCGCGACGCCTACCCCCAGGTGGTGCTGAACAACCTCTACAAACTCACCCCACTCCAGAGCAACTTCAGCGCCCACATGCTGGCGTTGGTGAACAGCGAGCCGATCCTGCTCACCCTGCGCAAGATGCTCGAGGTGTTCCTCGAGTTCAGAGTTGAAACGATTGAGCGCCGCACGCGCTACCTGCTGCGCAAGGCAGAAGAAAGAGATCACATCCTCCTGGGCTTACTGCTGGCCCTGGATCAACTCGATCCGATCATTGCCCTGATTCGGGCGGCGCCCGATACGGCAACAGCGCGCACGCAGTTGCAGGAGCGTCATGGCCTCTCAGCTGTTCAGGCAGACGCGATTTTGCAGATGCAGCTTCGCCGCCTCACAGCCCTAGAGGCAGACAAAATCCGCCTTGAGCATGAGGATCTGGTCACCAAGATCGCCGATTACAAGGACATCCTTGGCCGTAGAGAGCGGGTGTTCGGGATCATCGAAGATGAGCTAGGTCAGCTGCGTGATCGCCATGCCGTTCCACGCCGCACCGAGATTCTGGATCTTGCCGGTGGTCTGGAAGACATTGATCTGATCGCCAATGAGCGCTCCGTGGTGTTGCTCACCGAAACTGGGTATCTCAAGCGGATGCCGGTGAGTGAATTTGAAGCCACCAGCCGTGGCACCCGTGGCAAAGCGGGGACCCGTAGCCAAGGGGAAGAAGCGGTCAAACTCTTTATTGGCTGCAACGACCACGACACCTTGTTGCTGTTTAGCGATCGTGGTGTTTCGTATGCGGTGCCTGCGTACCGGGTGCCTCAGTGCAGCCGTACCGCTAAGGGCACACCGATTGTGCAGTTGCTGCCAATCCCTAGGGAAGAAGCGATTACTTCGCTGCTTGCAGTGTCGGAATTCAACGACGACACCGATCTGTTGATGCTCACCACGGGCGGATACATCAAACGCACGCGTCTTTCGGCCTTTAGCAACATCCGCTCCAACGGTTTGATTGCCATTGGCCTGGAAGAGGGTGATGCGCTCACTTGGGTGAGGCTTGCAGTACCGGGAGACAGTGTGCTGATTGGGTCACGGGCGGGAATGACGATTCACTTCCGGCTCAATGACAACGAGCTGCGCCCGTTGGGCCGTACGGCTCGAGGTGTGCGCTCGATGAATCTGCGCGCGGGCGACAGCTTGGTGAGCATGGACGTGCTGCCCGCTGAGTTGGCGGATCAAATCGCTGCCAGTGCCGATGAGGGTGATGAAGGCAGTGATGGGGGTGAATCTGCGGTAGCAGCTGAAGGTCCATGGGTGCTGGTGGCCTCGGCCTCTGGTCTCGGCAAACGGGTTCCGGTCACGCAGTTCCGTTTGCAAAAGCGGGCTGGCATGGGCCTGCGCGCCATGAAATTCCGCACCGCGGCCGATGAGCTTGTGGGCTTGCGGGTTCTGGGGGCGGGAGAGGAGCTGCTGCTGGTAAGTGAAAAGGGCGTGATTGTGCGCACGGGCGCTGATGCCATCCCCCAGCAATCCCGTGCAGCCACAGGTGTTCGTTTGCAGCGTCTCGATAAGGGCGACCGTTTAGCCGATGTGGTGCTGGTGCCGCCCGAGGCGGAAACGGACGACGATGACAGCGAACCTGAAGCACCAGCTGAGGGCTGA
- a CDS encoding serine hydrolase, whose product MASSRSSQQPPSWGRPLRLLLRLVLMGVGLGVITGSALKLAGPAVERGDLTLPGWLTPKVTPAQKEQTDPESAVINPPSSTDTLGRFETQQELTALSKRWEALAAKDPDLQVSAFMLALDDGRYAQLNPDTALPAASAIKTPILLVALEEIDAGRLSWNEPLTLSKTVVGGGAGWMASKPLGTRFPTHEVATEMIRVSDNTATNLLIERVGGQVDLNARFNSLGLSATKVNNWLPDLKGTNTTSARDLARAIALVDTGEALSIRGRDLFREVMGTSVTNRLLPGGLLKGLGGSQGKPDDSLMIKGYRVLNKTGDIGIAYADAGLIELPDGRRAVAAFVVKGPFNDPRSTELIRNMAAAMAPVLKPKPAPPRQR is encoded by the coding sequence TTGGCCTCCAGTCGTTCCAGTCAACAGCCCCCTAGTTGGGGACGTCCCCTGAGGTTGCTGCTGCGCCTGGTGCTGATGGGTGTGGGCCTGGGCGTGATCACGGGGTCTGCCCTGAAGCTTGCAGGGCCTGCGGTCGAACGCGGAGATCTCACCCTTCCCGGCTGGCTCACACCAAAGGTCACACCAGCCCAAAAAGAGCAAACGGATCCCGAGTCCGCTGTGATCAACCCCCCGAGCAGCACCGACACGCTTGGGCGCTTCGAGACCCAACAGGAGCTCACGGCCTTGAGCAAACGCTGGGAAGCGCTTGCTGCCAAGGATCCTGACCTCCAGGTGAGTGCCTTCATGTTGGCGCTGGATGATGGCCGCTACGCCCAGCTCAATCCAGACACGGCATTACCGGCGGCGAGCGCCATCAAAACACCGATCTTGCTGGTCGCCCTTGAGGAAATCGATGCTGGAAGGCTGAGCTGGAATGAACCGCTCACCCTCAGCAAAACGGTGGTGGGGGGCGGCGCCGGCTGGATGGCCAGCAAGCCTCTCGGGACGCGCTTCCCCACCCATGAGGTCGCCACTGAGATGATTCGAGTCAGCGACAACACCGCAACGAATCTGCTGATTGAACGGGTGGGGGGTCAAGTGGATCTCAACGCCCGCTTCAACAGCCTCGGGCTCAGCGCCACCAAGGTGAACAACTGGCTTCCCGACCTCAAGGGCACCAACACCACCAGCGCCCGTGATCTGGCCAGAGCGATTGCCCTCGTGGACACCGGAGAAGCGCTCTCGATTCGAGGCCGCGATTTATTCCGAGAGGTGATGGGCACCTCCGTCACCAACCGTTTACTCCCCGGCGGACTCCTGAAGGGCCTGGGTGGATCCCAGGGCAAACCCGATGACAGCCTGATGATCAAGGGCTATCGCGTCCTCAACAAAACCGGCGACATCGGCATCGCTTACGCCGATGCCGGGCTCATTGAACTCCCCGACGGCCGCCGTGCCGTTGCCGCCTTCGTGGTGAAAGGTCCCTTCAATGATCCTCGCTCCACGGAGCTGATCCGCAACATGGCAGCAGCCATGGCACCGGTGCTGAAACCCAAGCCAGCGCCTCCACGTCAACGCTGA
- a CDS encoding CAAD domain-containing protein, whose product METDPINPASSDSSPSMEIKSTDPIESGSTAAVPDTTLPATADPAAAESTASVPAEPQAPDPVIAKEPEIAQEAAVPSKPTPPASEAIAERIQVAASSDNDDPSSSGGEWDLLSSKVRQWWEDNNLVDLWQRSRRPLFLIVGLIGLTLLIRIYSGILAAIGSIPLAPRLFELVGLGWVIWFSSTRLIRSEERKALLANVSGIWAAFTGSIRP is encoded by the coding sequence ATGGAAACCGATCCGATCAATCCGGCGTCCTCTGACTCCAGTCCTTCGATGGAGATTAAAAGCACCGACCCGATCGAATCAGGATCAACAGCAGCCGTTCCAGACACAACCCTTCCGGCAACAGCCGACCCTGCAGCTGCTGAATCGACAGCCTCTGTTCCAGCTGAACCGCAAGCACCCGATCCGGTGATTGCCAAGGAGCCTGAGATCGCTCAGGAAGCGGCCGTCCCATCCAAGCCAACGCCTCCAGCCTCCGAAGCGATCGCTGAGCGCATCCAGGTGGCAGCCTCATCCGATAATGACGACCCATCCAGCAGCGGAGGGGAGTGGGATCTACTCAGCTCCAAAGTGCGTCAGTGGTGGGAAGACAACAACCTTGTTGACCTCTGGCAACGCTCCCGCAGGCCCCTATTTCTGATTGTTGGCCTGATTGGCTTGACCCTGCTGATCAGGATCTACAGCGGAATTCTGGCGGCCATCGGCAGCATCCCTCTCGCTCCCAGATTGTTTGAGTTGGTGGGTCTTGGCTGGGTGATCTGGTTCTCTTCCACAAGGCTGATTCGCAGTGAAGAACGAAAGGCTCTCCTTGCAAACGTGAGCGGCATTTGGGCCGCCTTCACGGGCTCGATTCGCCCCTGA
- a CDS encoding GuaB3 family IMP dehydrogenase-related protein: protein MDIQLGRSKVVRRAYGIDEIALVPGGRTVDPEVTNTSWSLGGIEREIPIIASAMDGVVDVGMAVRLSQLGALGVLNLEGIQTRYEDPTEALDRITSVGKDEFVPLMQEIYSKPVQESLIRKRIEAIKAQGGIAAVSGTPVAALRFGKAIAEAGADLFFVQATVVSTDHIGPEGQDTLNLETLCRDMGVPVVIGNCVTYEVALQLMRAGAAGVMVGIGPGAACTSRGVLGVGIPQATAVADCAAARADYEKESGRYVPIVADGGIVTGGDICKCIACGADAVMIGSPIARSEEAPGRGFHWGMATPSPVLPRGTRINVGSTGSLERILRGPAKLDDGTHNLLGCLKTSMGTLGARTIKEMQQVEVVVAPSLLTEGKVYQKAQQLGMGK from the coding sequence GTGGACATTCAGCTCGGACGCTCCAAGGTTGTTCGCCGGGCCTATGGCATCGATGAGATCGCCCTGGTGCCTGGGGGTCGCACGGTTGATCCGGAGGTCACCAACACCAGCTGGTCCCTAGGCGGAATCGAACGTGAAATCCCGATCATTGCCAGCGCCATGGACGGCGTGGTGGACGTGGGAATGGCGGTTCGGCTTTCCCAGCTCGGCGCTCTTGGCGTCTTGAATCTGGAAGGAATTCAGACCCGCTACGAAGATCCCACCGAGGCTCTGGATCGCATCACATCCGTCGGCAAGGACGAGTTTGTGCCGTTGATGCAGGAGATTTACAGCAAACCGGTTCAGGAAAGCCTGATTCGCAAGCGCATTGAAGCGATCAAAGCCCAGGGCGGAATTGCTGCTGTGAGCGGCACCCCAGTGGCGGCATTGCGCTTTGGCAAGGCGATCGCAGAGGCGGGAGCTGATCTGTTTTTTGTGCAAGCCACCGTGGTCTCCACCGACCACATCGGCCCTGAAGGCCAAGACACCCTCAATTTGGAAACGCTCTGCCGCGACATGGGTGTGCCCGTGGTGATCGGCAACTGCGTGACCTATGAGGTTGCTCTGCAACTAATGCGCGCTGGTGCTGCTGGTGTGATGGTGGGGATTGGTCCTGGTGCTGCCTGCACCTCCCGTGGCGTCCTCGGCGTTGGCATTCCCCAGGCCACCGCTGTTGCCGATTGCGCCGCCGCTCGCGCTGACTACGAAAAGGAAAGCGGACGCTACGTCCCGATCGTGGCCGATGGAGGCATCGTCACCGGTGGCGACATCTGTAAGTGCATCGCCTGTGGTGCTGATGCCGTGATGATTGGATCCCCGATTGCCCGCTCAGAAGAAGCACCAGGCCGGGGATTCCACTGGGGAATGGCCACCCCAAGCCCGGTGCTACCGCGGGGCACACGAATCAACGTTGGCAGCACGGGCAGCCTCGAACGCATCCTTCGAGGTCCAGCGAAACTGGACGATGGCACCCACAACTTGCTCGGTTGCCTGAAGACTTCGATGGGAACTCTCGGGGCACGCACCATCAAAGAGATGCAGCAGGTTGAAGTGGTGGTGGCTCCATCCCTGCTCACGGAAGGCAAGGTTTATCAGAAAGCCCAGCAACTAGGGATGGGCAAATAA
- a CDS encoding DUF3370 domain-containing protein has protein sequence MRHSSLLALAAFCLITIPGLPSRADTQAPESLVRQQQLRPLPGQLDELLFLNDNNPELITGEGVLLSTFPTNQGLNVALDGRFDLFSHHVYAGKPEELSSTLWLAVLAQPLGTEPVTIDVISGSTSLSQGTKPGQTAAPFLPLPSLMAETTTPIASGPGSRVAGDLLRGDQAPELPKQIKIAPGHASSLLVLPIPVAGLDPLLNGRNLQLRLKSSAPVYLATVAAYGQNDSPPSGERWRALLSSGTLSPKEHQPTPRGSKGRMIYSRVSGVQIGSTWTGTLSDPGSNTLNIKEAPISWPISSLERGDLGTAQVQTAELKRFDKGTAWAAHGNYGVEYDLSLPLHNPDRSRRTVAIALESPDKRGSSKGQLQFQSGNSGPVMFRGPIEVTGLDGANGRAMGRRRFHLVLRRGQEGPKLGTVSLAPGESRRLRVRLVYPADATPPQVLTVLPVKQSHSSTDVHP, from the coding sequence ATGCGTCATTCTTCGCTGCTGGCCCTCGCGGCCTTCTGCCTCATCACGATCCCTGGCCTGCCATCCCGTGCGGACACCCAGGCTCCGGAGTCATTGGTCCGTCAGCAGCAGCTGCGTCCACTCCCCGGCCAATTAGATGAGCTGCTGTTTCTCAATGACAACAACCCCGAACTGATCACCGGTGAAGGGGTGCTGCTATCCACCTTCCCAACCAACCAAGGTCTGAATGTTGCCTTGGACGGACGGTTTGATCTGTTCAGCCACCACGTTTACGCCGGCAAACCAGAAGAACTGTCTTCCACCCTCTGGCTGGCCGTGCTTGCACAGCCGCTAGGAACGGAACCCGTCACGATCGACGTGATCAGCGGCAGCACCTCGCTCTCCCAGGGAACCAAGCCAGGGCAAACAGCAGCTCCCTTCCTGCCTCTGCCCTCCCTGATGGCGGAAACCACCACTCCCATCGCCTCTGGTCCAGGCAGCCGCGTGGCTGGAGACTTGCTCCGAGGCGATCAGGCGCCCGAACTTCCAAAGCAAATCAAGATTGCCCCCGGACACGCCAGTTCCTTGCTGGTTCTTCCCATTCCCGTGGCAGGACTCGACCCATTGCTGAATGGCCGCAACCTGCAGCTCCGGCTGAAGAGTTCCGCTCCGGTGTATCTCGCCACCGTGGCGGCCTATGGCCAAAACGACTCGCCACCGAGTGGGGAACGCTGGAGAGCATTGCTCAGCTCCGGAACCCTTAGCCCCAAGGAGCATCAGCCCACGCCACGAGGCAGCAAGGGGCGAATGATCTACTCGAGGGTGAGCGGTGTTCAGATCGGCAGCACCTGGACCGGCACCTTGAGTGATCCAGGCTCGAACACCCTGAACATCAAGGAAGCGCCGATCTCTTGGCCGATCAGCAGCCTGGAGAGGGGTGACCTCGGCACCGCTCAAGTGCAAACGGCTGAACTCAAAAGATTTGACAAAGGAACGGCCTGGGCCGCCCACGGCAATTACGGCGTGGAATACGACCTCAGCCTTCCATTGCATAACCCAGATCGCAGCAGACGAACCGTGGCGATCGCCCTGGAATCTCCCGACAAACGAGGCAGCAGCAAGGGCCAATTGCAGTTCCAATCTGGCAACAGTGGGCCCGTGATGTTTCGCGGCCCCATTGAGGTGACGGGCCTGGATGGGGCCAACGGCAGGGCGATGGGGCGACGGCGCTTTCACCTCGTGTTGCGACGGGGACAAGAAGGGCCCAAGCTGGGGACGGTGTCGTTAGCGCCAGGAGAAAGCCGCAGGCTGCGCGTTCGTCTGGTCTATCCGGCAGACGCCACACCACCGCAGGTGCTCACCGTGCTGCCTGTGAAACAATCCCATTCATCAACCGACGTTCACCCGTGA
- the hisH gene encoding imidazole glycerol phosphate synthase subunit HisH — translation MSRSVQTIGLIDYGMGNLFSVQTCFKRLGSSLKAVQHPGDLEGCQALILPGVGAFDPAMDRLEATGLIPELLAWNKADRPLLGICLGLQLLFESSEEGQRQGLGLLPGRVKQLPKNQGERIPHMGWGKLQIDRPSPLLPDPSSAEWMYFVHSFAAEPQETRDRAASVAFGSGLATAVVWRNRLGACQFHPEKSAVTGQRLLSRWLEWLQQGAPLMP, via the coding sequence ATGTCTCGTTCAGTTCAGACCATTGGACTGATCGATTACGGCATGGGAAATCTTTTTTCTGTTCAAACTTGCTTTAAGCGCTTGGGGAGTTCCCTCAAGGCTGTGCAACATCCTGGAGATTTAGAAGGCTGTCAGGCCCTCATTCTTCCGGGCGTCGGAGCGTTTGATCCGGCCATGGATCGCTTGGAAGCCACTGGACTGATCCCTGAACTGCTCGCCTGGAACAAAGCCGATCGTCCACTCCTGGGGATTTGCCTAGGTTTACAGCTGCTGTTTGAGTCCAGCGAAGAAGGCCAACGCCAGGGGTTGGGCTTGCTCCCTGGACGGGTGAAGCAGCTCCCGAAGAACCAGGGAGAACGCATCCCTCACATGGGCTGGGGCAAGCTGCAGATCGATCGCCCTTCCCCTCTGCTGCCGGATCCTTCCAGCGCTGAATGGATGTATTTCGTTCATTCGTTCGCCGCTGAGCCCCAGGAGACGCGGGATCGTGCTGCAAGCGTGGCCTTCGGTTCAGGGCTTGCCACCGCCGTGGTTTGGCGCAATCGGCTGGGTGCCTGCCAATTTCACCCTGAGAAATCGGCCGTGACGGGCCAGCGTTTGCTGTCGCGATGGCTGGAATGGCTGCAACAGGGCGCTCCCTTGATGCCGTGA